CCAAAGCTACTACCTTTGTATCATGTTGTTCATCTTAAACTCAATACCATACATTGGATAATTCGAAACAGTTTGCATCATGGGGTAATTGTACTGCAGATTGGGCATCATCATCTGCATAGTGGGATCATAGTCGTACATTGGAGGCACCACCATAGGGTTGTTGAGCGTTGGATCATAATAGACTGGGCCGTTCAGTGGAGTAGACTGGACCATATCACTGCTATGCATGCCACCAAAGTTAGCACAATAATCTTGATCATCATTCATCTTTATCGGATTAAAATCCGACGGCGGCAAAGAGTAATCCAGTGGCTTCACACAAGATATAGGCTGCGGGTAATTAATCGCCTCTACTTTCATATTCTTCTGAAGCATCATCGCCTGATCAGTACCCATTATTCCTGATGATGCATCCTTCATGATCACCATACAATCATCGAGTTTCCTTTGCGCCGCATCAAGCTTAGCATCCAATAACATAAGAGCTGTCCTCATCTGGGCATCGGAGAAATCATCGAACCGTTCATCCCACGGCCGATAAATGGCTTCGTAGCTTTTCAGGCGGTTTCTTGAGATCTCCTTGTCAATGTTGTTCTTCCGGTCAATGAAGTAGCCTGATATTCCGCGGCTTCCTTTCGGATGTGCCCCTTTAACCTTGAAACGGTTGATTATCCGCCTGAGTTTCTCTCGACTTTCCGGCCATGTCGCAAAATCTCTAGGATGGTTCTTCTGTTCCGGCCCGTACATGATCATGCAAGTGTCGACGTCACAAAGAGTGGATAGCTCGTAAACCTTCTTTTTCAAACCTTTCTTTCTCTTATGGTAGGTTATCATACGAGTCTTCTCATCGCTAATGAGTTTCATGTCGAATTTTCCCCGCACCATCTTTTTAGTTGACAAACTGGAATTTTCTCCGGAAGCAAATTCTAGaatcagaaaaataaattgtaagctACCCataagaaattcaagaaaaagaaaaataaataaggcgGAAACCTGGAAAATACATGTTTCGGTACTTTTGCAACCGTAGTTCAAAATTAAAGTTGTAAGTCGAATTTTCATGTTTTAAAACTTTGCAATGCCATCCCTGTACTCTTAGAATTTACGATAAAATGTTGCTTATTCTCATgtaaagttaataaaaatatatacaaaaaaacccataattaaaaattaataagaaaaagaaagcagtATTATGACCGGttagtattttgaaatttttgacaTATTCTATTGTTGGAGAATATACTCTCTATCTATTGAGAGATTTGGTTTGAGAAATATATTGTAATTTTAAtcaatcaaatctgattgatttgattgatttatttgtaatagatttgatggtaatcaaatcacattgattgattacCATACATATTTATCCAAAC
The Alnus glutinosa chromosome 14, dhAlnGlut1.1, whole genome shotgun sequence genome window above contains:
- the LOC133856751 gene encoding agamous-like MADS-box protein AGL82, producing the protein MVRGKFDMKLISDEKTRMITYHKRKKGLKKKVYELSTLCDVDTCMIMYGPEQKNHPRDFATWPESREKLRRIINRFKVKGAHPKGSRGISGYFIDRKNNIDKEISRNRLKSYEAIYRPWDERFDDFSDAQMRTALMLLDAKLDAAQRKLDDCMVIMKDASSGIMGTDQAMMLQKNMKVEAINYPQPISCVKPLDYSLPPSDFNPIKMNDDQDYCANFGGMHSSDMVQSTPLNGPVYYDPTLNNPMVVPPMYDYDPTMQMMMPNLQYNYPMMQTVSNYPMYGIEFKMNNMIQR